AATGGCATTaaaggtttgttggagaacatcaTGGCAGAAACGACgtcataaagacaaaataagttACAACACAACGCAGGCCATACACCAACAGGCTGGGATTTAAACTCACAACCTTATTGTTGTAAAATAACTGTTCCAACATTTGTATCCACAAATGGTAATGGGAAATAGGGTGTGTGGAAAATGCCATGTGTGGGAATTTAACAGTGGACATCggcccacacacacattgtcaGTGTAACGTGGTGgaggtagcatcatgctgtggacaTGGGACAGGAaagctgatcagagttgatTAGAGAAAGAAGGACAGAGGCAAAAACAGGACAATCCTGGTAGAAAACGTGCTAAAGGCCACAAAGGTTCACCTTCTAACAGGTCAGCGACCTTGAACGTGTTTAAACCACAtgtatgtgttaaaatggcccaaTAAAAGTCTGGATCCAAATCCAGGTGAAAACCTGTGACAATACCTTGAAATTGGCAAATATTTCTCCCTCTGGAAGTGGAACGCTGTTTGACACACCCGGATTTGCACCTGTTATTCATATATGaaggaaaaaatttaataaagccaagtgcaagtttttttttccactccaCAGTTCTGCActactctgtgttggtctatcacataaaatcctaacatATTAAAAACTGTAATCTTAAGATGTGAAGAAGtgatttattattctttttttttttttttgcaaggcactgcaggTGCATCTCAGCGTTCACCTTAGTCGCTTTCCACTGCTTGTTGACGtcgacctttgaccttctgCCTAAGGTTCCGGGCAGCCCACATGCTGCTGACGCGTCGTCTTTCTGCCGAGTCATCCTCCTCAGTGGACGTCAGGCTCAGCCAAGCGGTATGTGAGCTCAGCCTTTACGTCCTCAGAGCTGTTCTGCTCGGTGGCCAGCACCGTCTCCACGGGAAACGACAAATACAAGCTCTCTTTGACCTTTTTGGCCGGGGGCGAGTCCACCACGCCGAACAGGGGCTCCGTTTTAATGTAGGGGCTCATTTTTAATGTGGTGGGGGGCGTGTTCTGGGTCCTGCGTTTGgcgttcttcttcttctcctgcttgTAGGCTGCGTTCATGTTGGCTATTACCTGTAAGtagaccacacacacatgcacaaaaaaacagaaaaataagattttatttaattcagtcAGCATACACGCTAGTTTTTGACgcatctttctttttaattggaTGGTATTTGTACAAACTaatttgatgaataaaaatgtagttgAATGCAAACTAGCAATTTGTCTTGTAAGGTGTAAATTTATTAAAGTGGCATTATTTCAAAAGTGGCATTCTGCCAAAACAACTGAACTGTATTGAATTCAATTTGTAGCTCTCTATTATTTGACCACAGCAGGCAGCTTTATTTGACAACGATTAATCTGAGTGAATAGCAATTACATGTGGGGTTCCTCAAGGTTCCATTCTTGGGCCTCTATTGTTTGGAATGGACTCTGTGACCTGTCATCTGGCATTAGTAATTTGGCCAGAGCGTAAATAATCCTTCAAAACACCAGTCACTAAAATGATTATCAAGGATatggtttttgttgttaattgaATGTTTATGTCTTGAAATCTGTCGCCCTTAATGCTGGGAGATATTTTTGCGTATTTGACCTTGAAGCACCCGACGGTAAAGCAGCAGGTTCAAGGGTCCGTTTTAGTATGCACATGCATATAGAGTTCAGAATAGGGCTTGATGATGTTTGTTACCGTAACAACGGTGATGACAGACATCTTTAGAATCCTGTGTCACCACATGGCCGCAGCGCTCAGTAATCTACATGACGATTTCAATCATATCAATGGGGGAAGGAATTTTCTCCaacttaataaaaattaaactaaatttatttttttggccttCTCGACATGCTCAATGCTTAAAACTACAGACACCTTTATGTAATCATGGATTTAGACCTTACTTCAGACATACACATGAAGGCTACTTTAAACCAGCCAGCACTGCAAGATGTAAGGGCTCCCTGTCCAAACTGGAGATCGAGCTTTTACTTTCAGTTGGTTAGAGAGCAAGtaagtaaaagcaaaataattcaGATCCCTGACCAAACACTAAAACAATGGAACACATTACACCAGCCCTCGTTCCAATCGTTATGAGAGAGATTTCAGAAGCTTGTTATTCATCTGTAAGGCAGTACCTGGTGACGGGGCCAGAGTTACCTGGAAGGTATCCCGATCCCTCGGGTTTCAATTACTACAGATCAGCAGGGACGTGCTTACTTGGTGTTAACAGGACCAGAACCTAACATGAGTAGGTACCATTTAGTGCGTTTCCTCCAAAACTCTGAAATAAACGCTCTGAAGACCCGAGACATGCAGAAACCGTTGACTCCCTTAACTCAGGACTGAAAATATTATTGCTTACAGCATCTTTATCATACAGATAAATGACAATTCAATCGGTTCATTTGATCACGTCTTGGCTGCTTAAATCAACATTAAAccgattttttatttctatatgtGGTGCCTGGATTCTCAGTTAgctgttttaatgcatttcttgTCTCTTGACGTAATTTTCTTTCACGCTGTAAAGCAGATTTGCCCTGCCTTGCCTAACTAAATTGCTGATGAGGGCATCTctgcttcaaataaagaaaaggcaACCAAACTATCTATTTTTCCTATTCAAATgaagcaaacttttttttgtgcatttactTTGTGGAAACTGTCTTTAAATGATAAATGCCACGACTAATGAACGCTGTTCACTAAAACAGATTATGAGGTAATAGTTTCTAACATATCTCTCATATTAAGCCAACGGACTGGaaactatttaatttaatttccctcaggtatcaataaagtatttgaaCTAAGAATTGAATTGAACTAAAACCGTAGAACAAGCTGATAAAGCAGCAAAGTTGCAGTGAAACAAAATTGGTCCACTTTTATGGTTCCTCTGCTGCCCCCAAGAGGCCAAAAATGGtacttattttaagttttagttaaaaaaaaaatcatgataaTAATTAAAGGagtatttttagacaaaaagaGAATACAGAATCTTACCAGCTGCTTAACAGCATTATGTTGCTCCTGCATTACATCCATATATGTAGACGCTTTCTCTTTGCACGCATCCTGCTCTGGGTCGTCATAACTCAGCAGGGTCTGTGTGGTTTAcatgaaaggaaacaaaatattgttaaaaaatttaaattaaaaaaacgaCCTGAAAACATGGTTCATCTTCTGCAGGCCCACCTCGTTGGGAAAACTGGCCTTGCGGCTATAGATGAGCGAATACGGGGTGAACTTGGTGGTCGGGTTGGCCGAGGTCCGGAAGAAGAAGAGCACCGGGTCCAGAAAGTCGTCCCAGTCGCCCTGCTTCTCCATCACCATCTGCACCACGGCCTCCTTCAGCAGCGGCGCCGTGCAGTCGTGCAGCGGGTTGAGCTGAGGTTGATCCAGAGGAGACACCCTCTGCACCAAGCTCCACTTCTCACACAGCAACTTtgacacctaaaaaaaaaagtttcataattTCCTCAGACTTAACAGATCTGACCTGGAGCCTGGAGGCCAAAGGCATTTCTGGTGCCGACAGTCTCACCTCGTCGCAGAACTCTGGAGTCTGAGCGCACACTATTGTTTTAGGGGCTCCAAACCTGACGAAAAAATACTTCAGGTTAAGAAAAGTGCATGTTTCTCTTACGTTACAGAAGTTTGCTAAAATATCCACCATTTTCTCAGATTATAACCACAAACGGTAGTGTATGTTTATAGGAATGAGACAAGACGACCACGGTTACGATGGAGCGTCTGCAGAGATCTACAGCTCTGGACGACCTGAAACCtatgatatggctgaaaaacgcaGCATGATACAAGTGTTTCATATCAATCGATATCAGTAATTATTGgttaattaattgttttaaacatctgaaaggTAGAGggaccttttctgttttaaccacagttttcactccacaccattgttttcttttgttttatttttaacatgaaactgctgctgcgcaattcactcaacaggttgttgctaggtaaccaaagtgtgagtgagttagttgatgccattCACCTACCTAGCAACGCTGGCAAAGAGATTGATCGTGTGTTTATCGCAATATATACGGTTattaatttatcatccagccCTACTGAAATCACACCACAGATTGAATCAGATTCCTCTTACCTGTACACACACTTAGAGATACACCTGGCCACTGACGGCGGGTCTGCTGTCTGCGTGGGGAAAGCCTCTGGccatttactaaaataatctaTGAATAGTATCACACTTTTGTTGCCATGCTGGCTTTCAGTCAAGGGCCCTGTTGAGGAGAGAAGGACCTTCAGCATACTGTCGATGTAATCTCTTTGAATTCTCAAAACAGACCTGTGAAATCTATCCCAACTATATCCCAGGGCGCGTCCACTTTAATGGGCCGGACGGTCCTGGCCAGGTTCTTGTTCCTCTCCGTTTGTTGGCAGGTCTCACACAGTTTGATCTAGAAGAGTGGCAGCTGTGTGTTAGCCATGCAGGGTGTGAAATGTtgatgcagcagcaggaagaggaagaaaagcagGCTTACCCAGTCCACTGCGTCCTTGATGATGCCCAGCCAGTAGTACTTGCTCTGGATCCTGTGGACGGTCTTCTTCTGGCCCAGGTGATGGCCGATGTCATTGAAGTGGCAGTCGAGGAAAATCTGCCTCTTCCTCTCAGCCTCGATCACCACTTCCCTTTTCTCGTCCTTTTTGGGTCCCACATAATACAATTTTCCATCTTGGATACAGACaggaacagaacaaaaaaaccgAGATGCGTTTAAAACTGTAGGCAATTCCAGTTTCCCCGATTCATTGACTCCAACTTTGTACCTGTTTATCTGAGCGTCTCTGAGAAAGGATGTGGGTGAGTTTTACGAGCGGTCTTACCATCAAAGACGAACTTCTGGGCGTATCTTTTGAAATTCTTCTTCTGTAAAGGATTCATCGTCTGCGGGAGGCTGCCTTTGGCCACAAAAGTGTAGATGTCCGAGAGTTTGTTGGAGCtggactccaccacctcctcctcggCCACCTGTAATGAGTCCACGCTCAGCATGTCACACAGCGACCGCGCACCccaaagagaagaaatgagCCGACAGCCAGGCAGCCCCGGCCGGCATACTCGGCAGCAGAAAGCTCCTCTCTGCAGGGACAGGCGCCACAATCACAACAGCGGCGAGATAGCAACACAGAGCCCGTGGATGTCTGGGTGCGCTCCTTAACAGTTCGCCGGACGATGAGTATGGTAAAAGGGGACGACAAAAGCGGAGTTAGAGGAGTTTTTCTAAGTTTGTTACAGGATTCAGTGCTGGCAATTTAAACGAGCCATAATTACATATAAAGCAGAGACCTTTCCCAGGTTGGAAGACAGACCAAAGTGAAGCACTTTGCAGATTCACAGACTTTATTCTTAAGTCTATAGTGCATGTTTCAAAATGAGGTGTTTATGTGTATTTCAGTCACATAGTTTAAGATAGCGTATGCCGCTCTCACCGCTGATTCTGAACAGGGCATTCGACTTGTGCGTCGTCTGACATGGAGTTCAATCGACACCTATCCGCCGCTTCGTGCCTTGCCAAATTAAAAATGGTGCACACCTACTGTTTTAGTTCTTCTTCGTGTACTCAAAACCTGTTGTTTTACGCTTTCGTTTTCTTGTTAGTAACCCCCTCTGGAGGAAGATGTAGCAAATTATTCCACGTTTTTCAAGACAAATTCTAGGTTTGGAGgcaggtaattttttttatagttcaCCGAATTTCATTTGAACAACTTTGTACCCctctaataaattaaatcatcattttaaaaaatcttacattttgaAATCTTGTCTTGCTTTCACTTCATATTGCCCTATCTACAACACACTCATGTTTAAGTCTTACTGTGTCTGAAAGTGTTTAATACATCAGTTAATAATTACCTTGGTAATACAAGCTTTGCTTAAAGAAAGTCTTTGTGTCTTGAAAAgtatttccatttccattttcCTCATGTGCTTTTAATTTGGAAGACGCACCGGATGTGGTAGGCAGGAAGAAATAACCTGCGCTGTCATATGTGTCAGCTGCGCTGGGATTCAGTTTTCCAGTTcgtttttgaataaaatcctTTCTAACATGACAAACGACGCAGACAGAAAGTCTCGGTTTTATacctgcagctgcttcacaACAGATAACATCTTCCTGGACGACTACAAGCTGCATGTTCGCTTTGTGTCCGAGCATCAGTTCAGACTGCAGTACCAGCCGGTGAGTCAGTAACAGTTGTTAGCGGCGTACAcaaataagacatttaaaaggGACATGCTCgctgtttatttttgatataagTGCCATTTTGTTTCCACGTGCAGCTGCTAACGAGGCTCGGCTGCGTCACGGAGCAGCAGTTTGTAGACGTGCTTACCAAGGTAAAGAGGCGTGAGAGCGTGTGACGTGGTCTGTTTATAAAGTCAATTGGATTTAGCGCATAGAATACTACGGAGGCCGTCTGGTGACAtaggagagaaaaacaactcCTGGCCACCAGAGATGTGAGAACACCATGTTTGCAAAGTATGTGTAAAAAGGTTTCTACTTCTGGAAGCCATATTTGAATTCAGAGCCAAAGAGCTAATTTTCCATTGGATTATACACTTTGAGAAAAACGTTGAACTAATTAAGTTAATCAGGTAATAAAAAGGATATCTACCAATAAGAACAGTCCTAACAGATTGCGCTCAAATTCAGTTCAGATTTACATTataaaatgtgagttttaaaCAAATTGACTCCTTACAGGGGAGGGGGGAGAGGGGGGATCTGATCCAGTAGTTCAGGTCAACTCTTATTCAGTTCAACCCAGTTTATTCCAGCTTCCAATTCCAGGTTTCCCAGGAGGTGGACAGAAGAAGGCACACATGTGAGACATCGGCTGAAAGAACTGCTGCCATTAAAAACACATACGAGCCTCTCCACCCTCATGTCTACCACCTGCAGGTACCCAATGCTCACTGGCTGCGTGTTGCTGTGCTTTGCTGAGACTCCACGCCTTCGCTCCTCCTCTCCTCAGGAGTCTTACCTGGCGCCGGAGCTCAAGCAGCTGGTTGCgtactgcagcagcagcagcgacgCATGTGAAGAAGGTCTTAGCGAACTGCTGGAGGACGTAGGAGGTGATGAAGCGTCCGCTTCGTTGAAGAAGCATCGGTGGAGGAATGCGAGAAATAAGATAAATTCTCCCACCTTAGGTTTCCTGtagtttgtatttgtttaacaGCACATTTCTCTGTAAGGCCAGACTATATAACCACAGTTTGTTGAGCTGCACTGAGAAATCTGACCATAAGGCTTGCAGGTTGCcctgaaaacattgttttgttttgtctgtcttttCAAGCTCCAAGAGTCTATCGTCTCCCAGTGTTTGAGAAAAGCTTCTGTGAGCAGCtggtggaggagctggagcaCTTTGAGCAGTCATCAGCCCCTAAAGGAAGACCCAACACCATGAACCACTACGGGGTAATGAACACTTGTTTCTGTTGGCCagccctttttttaaaaaaacacaagataaTATAGAATATATATGTAATAACCTACATTAATAGGGCTTAGCTTGGCTCAGCTTCTCTGCCTGGAGAATCTCAACCTTCAAGATagatagatttatttatttctatttttcttttcgaTCCTGGAAGACCAAACCTGACCTTTGagtacaggaagaaaaaaaattatatcagtTCATTAAGACAGACATGTTCACGGATCTTGGTCGGTTTTAAGAATAAAAGGCATCAATAAATGAAGACGGCATTTCCACAAAACCTTCCTAAGAACCTGAACCTCATCTCATTTTGAGATTAGCCCACCGCTAATCTCAAAATAGCGGTGGGCTGTTTTGAGATTGCTGCAGCTTTTGGAAGTTGCTTTATTCGGGCTGTTCTCGTCTCCGTAGATTCTTCTCAACGAGTTGGGCTTTGACGAGGACTTCATCACTCCTCTGAGGGAGCACTACCTGCAGCCTCTCGCCTCCCTGCTGTACCCGGACTGCGGCGGCCGCTGTCTGGACAGCCACAAAGCTTTTGTTGTCAAGTACGCCATGAACGAAGACCTGGATCTGAGCTATCACTACGACAACGCAGAGGTCACTCTTAACGTTTCCCTGGGCAAAGAGTTCAAAGACGGAAACCTTTTCTTTGGTGACATGAGACAGGTGATGCTCTCAGctccacattttttctgttttatgatgaAATAAACTCCATTATTAGCATGTAGTGACACGGAGACATGAGCATTTTTTCCTAGACCTGATTTAAAGCTTGTGGTCCTGTCTCGTCCTGCAGGTGTCCATAAGTGAGACGGAGTGCACAGAGGTTGAGCACAGGGTTAGCGAGGGCCTCCTGCACAGGGGCCAACACATGCACGGGGCCCTGCCCATCTCCTGCGGCCAGCGTTGGAACCTCATCGTCTGGATGAGGGCCTCGCAGGAACGCAACCAGCTGTGTCCCATGTGCAACAGAAAGCCGTCGCTGATGGAGGCAGATGGCTTTGCTGATGGATTTACAAAACAGTCTGAGTCTCAACAGAACGGCTCCTGTGAATTAACGTGACAGTATCCAGCTGCTGCCTGTCTTCTGTCACACAAAGGGACTttaggaacacacacacacacacacactcactcacctTTTCTATACCCTAGACCTGGCCACCCCTGGTCAGTCTCTCTAAGCTTTCTGCCGATCTGCTGTAGTCGGTCAGTGAGAAACAGGGTGCTTCAGgaaatctttttaaagaattatttgGACTATTTCAAATGGATgatattttgtaatgtttttggcTGTCAAATATCTATTAAAAATATCCAACGCTGTCAGAACTCCCATAAATCACTCTGACATTAAGAGGCCATCCCAGGCTTCCTTGGCTGCTACAGAGCTTTCTGTAAATACAGAATCAAGATTAAACACatccagtcaaaaacaaaacaacatcccaAGTGCATGTAGATCAGATGATTCCACCTTTTCAgtgtcacattttctttctttgtgtttgtgacagAATTTCTCCAGACTGAAATGTCTGGAACGGTTAGATTTCCTTTTCAAAGACCTTCAGTGACTATTTCAAGTTGAGTTTTATTAGAACCTCTGTGGTTTGGTAAATGTGGTCCAATAAGGTAAGTAATGTTCGCCTAacccaggggtgtccaaactttttgcaaagagggccagatttgataaagtgaagatgctcgggggccaatagtttgctcggacattttttaactacaaaagtttcatgcaaatacacactgttataaaagaattttcattgtcacaattatctttatttttcaaatgacaaaataaccaaatataagccactcaggcaaatgagaacaactctaaaaacccaaattctgcctttcattcatatctggagagtcagataacattgaacaaactgtatgaaataccttaaatttacatgagtttaaaaatatctttgcctcaagaacattttaaacaggagttataagtaatgcaaagttgtctattattattaaatcttaaaacaagtgaattttgctcttgtcatttacaatatctttcagaaagtaatagtttgtcacatctacaggttcataacatcaacagtaataaccaaatcttactcaagagtttaa
The genomic region above belongs to Xiphophorus maculatus strain JP 163 A chromosome 12, X_maculatus-5.0-male, whole genome shotgun sequence and contains:
- the ogfod2 gene encoding 2-oxoglutarate and iron-dependent oxygenase domain-containing protein 2 isoform X4 codes for the protein MYPMLTGCVLLCFAETPRLRSSSPQESYLAPELKQLVAYCSSSSDACEEGLSELLEDVGGDEASASLKKHRWRNARNKINSPTLAPRVYRLPVFEKSFCEQLVEELEHFEQSSAPKGRPNTMNHYGILLNELGFDEDFITPLREHYLQPLASLLYPDCGGRCLDSHKAFVVKYAMNEDLDLSYHYDNAEVTLNVSLGKEFKDGNLFFGDMRQVSISETECTEVEHRVSEGLLHRGQHMHGALPISCGQRWNLIVWMRASQERNQLCPMCNRKPSLMEADGFADGFTKQSESQQNGSCELT
- the ogfod2 gene encoding 2-oxoglutarate and iron-dependent oxygenase domain-containing protein 2 isoform X1, giving the protein MTNDADRKSRFYTCSCFTTDNIFLDDYKLHVRFVSEHQFRLQYQPLLTRLGCVTEQQFVDVLTKVSQEVDRRRHTCETSAERTAAIKNTYEPLHPHVYHLQESYLAPELKQLVAYCSSSSDACEEGLSELLEDVGGDEASASLKKHRWRNARNKINSPTLAPRVYRLPVFEKSFCEQLVEELEHFEQSSAPKGRPNTMNHYGILLNELGFDEDFITPLREHYLQPLASLLYPDCGGRCLDSHKAFVVKYAMNEDLDLSYHYDNAEVTLNVSLGKEFKDGNLFFGDMRQVSISETECTEVEHRVSEGLLHRGQHMHGALPISCGQRWNLIVWMRASQERNQLCPMCNRKPSLMEADGFADGFTKQSESQQNGSCELT
- the ogfod2 gene encoding 2-oxoglutarate and iron-dependent oxygenase domain-containing protein 2 isoform X3, which translates into the protein MFAKFPRRWTEEGTHVRHRLKELLPLKTHTSLSTLMSTTCRYPMLTGCVLLCFAETPRLRSSSPQESYLAPELKQLVAYCSSSSDACEEGLSELLEDVGGDEASASLKKHRWRNARNKINSPTLAPRVYRLPVFEKSFCEQLVEELEHFEQSSAPKGRPNTMNHYGILLNELGFDEDFITPLREHYLQPLASLLYPDCGGRCLDSHKAFVVKYAMNEDLDLSYHYDNAEVTLNVSLGKEFKDGNLFFGDMRQVSISETECTEVEHRVSEGLLHRGQHMHGALPISCGQRWNLIVWMRASQERNQLCPMCNRKPSLMEADGFADGFTKQSESQQNGSCELT
- the ogfod2 gene encoding 2-oxoglutarate and iron-dependent oxygenase domain-containing protein 2 isoform X2, whose amino-acid sequence is MTNDADRKSRFYTCSCFTTDNIFLDDYKLHVRFVSEHQFRLQYQPLLTRLGCVTEQQFVDVLTKVSQEVDRRRHTCETSAERTAAIKNTYEPLHPHVYHLQESYLAPELKQLVAYCSSSSDACEEGLSELLEDVGAPRVYRLPVFEKSFCEQLVEELEHFEQSSAPKGRPNTMNHYGILLNELGFDEDFITPLREHYLQPLASLLYPDCGGRCLDSHKAFVVKYAMNEDLDLSYHYDNAEVTLNVSLGKEFKDGNLFFGDMRQVSISETECTEVEHRVSEGLLHRGQHMHGALPISCGQRWNLIVWMRASQERNQLCPMCNRKPSLMEADGFADGFTKQSESQQNGSCELT